The nucleotide sequence GGGGGTGGCAGCTGGCGCGGTGGGCATGCCCACAGCTTAGATACAACACGTACCCATGGATGGCGGTCGTCCACGATCCGGACGAAATCCCACCGTGAACCTGTCGGAGGAGTGTGAAATGGACTTGAATTGACCCCCGCGCCACCCGGAGCACATCCTTTTGTGCTACTCGTTTGTCACACGAGAAGCGGCCCTGCATGCCCGCAACCGGAGCCCAAGTGGCCGCGCTCCACAGACATTTGACGCAATCGGGGTACTTGACTTGATTACCGCCATAAAGGGCGTACGTGTCCGCAGAGCCGCTGCAGTCGTCGTGACCACCGGTGCGATGATCGCGACCGGAGTCGTCGGCTCCGCTCCCGCACAGGCCGCCCCCGCGAAGCCCACGATCACCGCCAAGGGCGGGTTCGTGATGAACAACGCGACCGGCAAGACGCTGTTCACCAAGGCCGCTGACACCAAGAGGCTCACCGCCTCCACCACGAAGATCATGACCGCCAAGGTCGTGCTGTCGCAGTCGAACCTGGACCTCAACGCCAAGGTGACGATCAAGAAGGCGTACAGCGACTACATCGTCGCCAATGGCGCCTCGACGGCCAACCTGATCGTCGGCGACAAGGTCACCGTCCGTCAGCTGCTGTACGGGATGATGCTGAAGTCGGGCTGCGAGGCGGCGATGGCGCTGGCTGACAAGTTCGGTTCCGGCTCGACGGTCTCGGCCCGCACCAAGAACTTCATCGCCAAGATGAACACCACGGCCAAGAGCCTCGGCATGACGAACACGAAGTTCGACTCGTTCGACGGCATCAGCAAGGGCGCGAACGCCTCGACTCCGCGTGACCTCACCAAGCTCGCGCGCAACGTCATGAAGAACTCGACGTTCAAGACCATCGTGGCGACGAAGTCGTACACGGCGAAGACAGTCACCGCGTCCGGCAGCACCCGCACCATGGCGGCGTGGAACAACACCAACGAGCTTCTCGGCTGGAAGGGCACGATCGGCATCAAGACGGGCTCCGGCACCGAGGCCAAGTACTGCCTCGTCTTCGCCGCGACCCGCAGCGGAAAGACGATCGTGGGCACCGTCCTCACCGCCACCAACGCGACCACCCGCATGGCGGACGTGAAGAAGCTGATGGACTACGGCTTCGCCACGCTGTAGCCACAACAGCACCAGCATGACGAAGGGGGCCGTCGCTCGACAGCGACAGCCCCCTTCGTGGTTCAGCCCCGAGTCCGCCCCACATGGTTGGCAAACGATGCCCACGCCCTTGGCGTGAGCCGGAGTATCGGCCCGTCCGGGTCCTTGGAGTCCCGGACGGCGACGGCGCCGGGGATGTTGCGGGCGACTTCGACGCACTCGCCGTGCGCATCGCCGCTGCTGTACGTAGACCTCGTGAACTCGAACCCGGGCATGTCGGCCTACATCTCCTTGCGGATGCTGTCGATGAAGCTGAGGGATTCATGCCGCGCCATCCCCAGCTGGGTGAGGCGATCGAAGATCGCGTTGTGGCGCGCGGCATCAGTTTCACTCTCCAGCCAGACCTTCGTCGAGACGGTATCCGCCTGTACGAGGTCCAGGGCACCCGGCTCGGCGAAGGAAACCACAGTGAAGGCACTGGTCATCCCCGGGTGGGCACCCGCGAAGAACGGGACGATCTGCACCCGCACGTTGGGTAGTTGCGCCGTTCCGAGGAGGTGGTCCAACTGGGAACGCATCACGTCTCGCCCGCCGACCCACTGCCGCAGCGCCCCCTCATGCAGCATCACCCAGAGCTGCACCGGGCGCTCACCGGTCAGCCGCGCCTTGCGAGCCATCCTCGCCTCGACAAAGGACTCGATTTCACCGGCGTCTTCCCAGGTTCCGTTACCCACCGCGAGGGCCCGAGCATAGTCCGGCGTCTGCAAGAGGCCCGGGACAAAGGTGAGTTGCCAGGTCCGTAGCTCTGTGGCGATGTCCTCCAAGGCGACGTACTCCATCTGCGCCTTCAGCTGGGGGTATTGGTTCCACCAACCCTGGACCCTGCGTCGGTCTCGGTCGGCCTTCGCGATGGCCAGCAGCCTACCGATCACCAACTCGTCCTTCTCGCCGTACAGATGGCAAAGTGCCCTGACGTCAGGATCCCGCAACGGCACTTGGCCGCGCTCTATCTTCGCGACCTTCGTGACGGACGCCGTCAGCGCCTCGGCAGCATGCGCTTGGCGCAATGAGCACGCCTCACGCATGCGTAGCAGCTCTCCGCCAAGCCTGCGCCCCAGGACGGTTGTGACAGTCCGCCCACGGTCAGGGTTGTTGCCCATGCAGCGATCCTTCCAGCTGAGTGACCCCAGTCTGTAGGTCCTCGGAGCACCTCACAATCTTGGCAGGGATTTTTCTGCCACGTTCGATTGCTGCCGAAGC is from Streptomyces sp. NBC_01314 and encodes:
- a CDS encoding D-alanyl-D-alanine carboxypeptidase family protein, with amino-acid sequence MTTGAMIATGVVGSAPAQAAPAKPTITAKGGFVMNNATGKTLFTKAADTKRLTASTTKIMTAKVVLSQSNLDLNAKVTIKKAYSDYIVANGASTANLIVGDKVTVRQLLYGMMLKSGCEAAMALADKFGSGSTVSARTKNFIAKMNTTAKSLGMTNTKFDSFDGISKGANASTPRDLTKLARNVMKNSTFKTIVATKSYTAKTVTASGSTRTMAAWNNTNELLGWKGTIGIKTGSGTEAKYCLVFAATRSGKTIVGTVLTATNATTRMADVKKLMDYGFATL
- a CDS encoding helix-turn-helix domain-containing protein, which gives rise to MGNNPDRGRTVTTVLGRRLGGELLRMREACSLRQAHAAEALTASVTKVAKIERGQVPLRDPDVRALCHLYGEKDELVIGRLLAIAKADRDRRRVQGWWNQYPQLKAQMEYVALEDIATELRTWQLTFVPGLLQTPDYARALAVGNGTWEDAGEIESFVEARMARKARLTGERPVQLWVMLHEGALRQWVGGRDVMRSQLDHLLGTAQLPNVRVQIVPFFAGAHPGMTSAFTVVSFAEPGALDLVQADTVSTKVWLESETDAARHNAIFDRLTQLGMARHESLSFIDSIRKEM
- a CDS encoding DUF397 domain-containing protein — translated: MPGFEFTRSTYSSGDAHGECVEVARNIPGAVAVRDSKDPDGPILRLTPRAWASFANHVGRTRG